GGTTTAGATTTAGATAAAATCAGAAATGATATTCAACCTTGGCAGGTACGTCGTGCCGCTGAATACATGACTCACGCTCCTTTAGGTTCTTTGAACTCTGTGGGTGGTGTAATCACTGACGTTAACTCTTTCAACTATGTATCTCCCCGTGCATGGTTAGCTACTTCTCACTTTGTATTAGGTTTCTTCTTCTTAATTGGTCACCTATGGCATGCAGGCCGCGCCCGTGCTGCTGCTGGTGGTTTTGAGAAGGGTATTGATCGTGAGAATGAGCCTAGCTTATTCATGCCAGACCTTGACTAATATCGTTAGTCTAGTTTAAAACATAGTTATATAGGGGGTGTTATTTAATAGCACCCTCTTTTTTTTGGTCTAATTTTTAAATGGTTTCTATGGTTTGTCATCAAAATATTCTTAAAATTAAAACCAGTGGTAAGTGTTTACATAATATTACCCGTGATGTTAATGATGTGGTTGCCCAATGGGGTATGGATATGGGATTATGTACGGTTTTTATTCGGCATACCAGTGCTAGTTTGATTATTCAAGAAAATGCTGATCCTGATGTGCTGACGGATTTAAGTAATTTCTTTAGTAAACTTGTTCCTGAAAGTCCTACGGACTATTATCATAGTGCTGAGGGGTTGGATGATATGCCTTCTCATATCCGCTCTGTTTTAACTCATACGTCTATCACTATTCCTGTTAATAATGGTCATCTTTTATTAGGTACATGGCAGGGGATTTATGTTTGGGAACATCGGGAACGATCGCACTTGCGCCAAGTAGTAGTTCATCTCAATAGCTAAAAAAGACGGTTATAAAATACCCCTTGGGGATCAAACTTTTCCTTAATTTTCTTCATCATTTCTAAACCATTGCCTACATAACCCCAAGGTTCTACTTGTTTTTGTAACGCTAAGGGCGATCGCACCATAGACAAATAACCACCATTATCCTCACAAAACCTACGGAGAGCCAAAACTTGATGAGCCCGAATATCTTCCCCAAGAAAAACAAAACCAACTCCACTACTAATATTAATAAAACCCTCATAACCAAAGCGACTAAATAAATTAATTATACGATTGCCCATAAGCCCCACCTTACAAATCGTAGGATAATCCATCACCTTAATATCTTTCCAAAAATTTCTCTCCAGGGCATCCCCAAAAACCAAAGAAGATAAACCCAAATCCTCAGCCCAACTTTCCACCTGTTTAACCTGTTGCTCTACACTAGGCTTAATACCTTCAAAACGTATCCCTAAACCAAAATCAGCCCCACTACCCAAAGCCCCAATGGCAGAATAATGAGCCACAAAATCAGCCATAGTAGGAGTTAAACTAGACTGAGTAATCATATTTCGCAGAACCCCTAAAACCTTCTTTTCTCCAGTGATAAACACAGAACTAGAAGAAGCCATCAAAGGATAAACACGGAAAGTAACTTCCGTAATAATCCCTAAACTACCATAAGAACCCGTAAACAACTTCATTAAATCATATCCCGCCACATTCTTAACCACCTTACCCCCAGCCTTTACAGCCTCACCATCAGCACGAACAAAGGATAAACCCAAAATTAAATCCCTAACCCCTCCATAACGCTGACGCCAACAAAGACTATTTCCCGTCGCCACCACCCCTCCTACCGTGGCATCATCCTCAAAAAAAGGATCAATGGGTACAAACTGACCCCTAGAAGCCAAAAAATGATTTAAATCTTTAATTTTCATCCCCCCTTGTACCGTAATAACCAAATCCTTCTCCCCATATTCCACCACCCCATTAAAGTTAACCATACTAATCAATAAATCAGCAGGTTGGCTTAACCCTCCCCAAGATAACTTCGTACCCTCACCAGTAGGGATAACACGGCAATGATTTCTATAGGCAAAATTAACTAATTGTGATAGCATGACGGTGGTATTTGGAAAAACTAAGTAACGAGGAATACAATCTGCCAACCCAGCCATTTTGATTTTATTTTGCCATCTTGAATTTTGCTTCCATTCTATGATTTCTATAGAATTAACATTACAAAAGTCTAATATTTCCTTGATTTGTCTTGGAGAAGAAGCCTGAAAAAATTGGTTCATTTTGAAAAGATATTAAATAAATTTTTAAACGAGTAATCGATAACTTGTGTCAACCATAACTCGCTTGAAAGAAATAAAAGGATAATACTAATATGCCATTGTAAATTATAATTTGATACTATTAGTGGATGATATATAATTTATTAACACTGACATCCATGTCAAAATAACAAACTGGTGAAAATTGGTAATTATATACCAATACCAATACCTGTTTTGTACTTGTCTTCTGAGTTTTAACCAAAGTTTAGGATTAAAATTTTAAAAACTTTTTCGTTTGACAAGATATGAAAATAAATTTAGTAAAGAATAGTCGAGTTTTAGCATAAAAATGACAGTTTCAACTTCAGAAAAATCACCACTAGCGTGGAACATAATCATATACATGGCTACTATTCATTTAGTGGCTCTTTTTGCCTTTTTACCCAGTAACTTTAGCTGGGGCGCAGTGGGCATTTTCTTCGTCCTTTATTGGCTAACTGCTTGTATTGGTATTACCCTAGGATTTCATCGCTTGGTTTCTCACCGTAGCTTTGAAACCCCTAAATGGCTAGAATATTTATTAGTTTTATGTGGTTGTCTAGCCTGTCAGGGTGGACCTATCCAATGGGTAGGTTTACATCGTGTTCACCACAAATTTTCTGACCATGATGGTGATCCCCATGATTCTAATAAGGGATTTTGGTGGAGTCATATGGGTTGGATGTTTATCAAAAATCCTGCCAATAAACTTGTCCCTAAATACACCAAAGACATTCAAAATGATCCTTTCTATCAATGGTGTGATAAATACTTTATCCCCGTCCAAGTAGCCCTAGGATTATTATTATTCTGGTGGGGCGGTTGGTCTTTTGTGGTTTGGGGAATCTTTTTACGCTTAGTTGTAGTATTCCATGTAACTTGGTTTGTAAACAGCGCCACCCATAAGTTTGGCTATGTAAGCCACGATTCTAAAGATCACTCCCGTAATTGTTGGTGGGTTGCCGTATTAACTTTCGGTGAAGGTTGGCATAACAATCACCATGCTTATCAGTATTCTGCCCGTCATGGTTTACAGTGGTGGGAAGTAGATTTGACTTGGTTTACCATCAAAATTCTATCCTTCTTCGGTTTAGCCAAAAATATTAAATTAGCACCGACAACACAGCCCACAAAGGCATAATATATAAGCCATTCATAACATTATTTCTTTAAGCTCAATCTCTCTTTTTTAAGGGAGATTTTTTCTAGGGATAATGTCTGTTTTCATTAGTTAACAAAAAAAATTAATCTTTTCTTTACCTAGGAGAAAGTAAACAAAGAAAGCCTAGACAGTATATATATTAAGGATTTCTTGAGGGCAAAGAAAAAAAATACTAACATAAGATACTGATTTCCGAACCAGATACTGTGTCAGTTGGCACAGACTGACCATATTCCTATGCTAAAATCAACAATAAACAAGGCATAAGGTGAATTAAGGTATATTATGTTTGAACGCTTCACAGAAAAGGCGATCAAGGTGATCATGTTGGCTCAAGAAGAAGCTCGTCGCTTGGGTCATAACTTCGTTGGTACTGAGCAAATTTTGCTTGGTTTAATCGGAGAAGGCACCGGTGTCGCCGCCAAAGTCCTCAAGCCCATGGGTGTTAATCTTAAGGATGCCCGTATTGAGGTAGAAAAAATTATTGGTCGTGGCTCAGGATTTGTAGCGGTGGAAATTCCTTTTACTCCCCGAGCAAAAAGAGTCTTAGAATTATCTTTAGAAGAAGCTCGTCAGTTAGGTCATAACTACATTGGCACAGAGCATTTACTTTTAGGGTTAATTAGAGAAGGGGAAGGAGTAGCCGCTAGGGTTTTAGAAAATCTTGGGGTTGATTTAGGTAAAGTAAGAACCCAAGTTATCAGAATGTTAGGAGAAACAGAATCGGCTCCTGTGGGGGCTGGTGGGGGCAATCGTTCCAATAAAACTCCAACTCTTGATGAGTTTGGCTCTAATTTAACTAATCTTGCCGCCGAAGGAAAGTTAGATCCTGTGGTGGGCAGACAAAAGGAAATTGAAAGAGTTATTCAAATTCTCGGTCGTCGCACCAAAAATAATCCTGTATTAATCGGTGAACCGGGGGTAGGTAAAACGGCGATCGCCGAGGGCCTTGCCCAAAGAATTGGTAATAAGGATGTTCCTGATTTATTGGAAGATAAAAGGGTTGTCACCCTCGATGTGGGTTTATTGGTGGCTGGTACTAAATATCGTGGGGAATTTGAAGAACGACTCAAAAAAATTATGGAGGAAATTCGTCAAGCTGGAAATGTGATTCTAGTTATTGATGAAGTCCATACTTTAATCGGTGCGGGGGCAGCCGAAGGGGCGATCGATGCCGCTAACATCCTCAAACCAGCCCTTGCCCGTGGAGAATTACAGTGTATTGGTGCTACTACCCTCGATGAATACCGCAAACACATTGAGAGAGATGCAGCCCTTGCCCGTCGTTTCCAACCTGTGATGGTGGGAGAACCTACCGTTGAAGAAACCATTGAAATTCTCTTTGGTTTACGGGAGCGTTATGAACAACACCATAAACTAAAAATTGGTGATGAAGCCCTTGAGGCCGCCGCTAAACTATCTGATCGTTATATCAGCGATCGCTACTTACCCGATAAAGCCATTGACCTCATTGATGAAGCAGGATCAAGGGTTCGTTTACTCAACTCCCAACTACCCGCCGAAGCCAAAGAGCTAGATCAAGAGCTACGGGAAGTTTTAAAAGAAAAAGACGAAGCGGTTAGATCTCAAGACTTTGATAAAGCAGGGGAACTGCGCGATCGGGAAATGGAAATAAAATCCGAAATCCGTGGTTTAGCGGATCAGAAAAAGAAAAATCCCGATGTCAGCGATAGTCCCGTTGTCGGCGAAGAAGAAATTGCCCAAATTGTGGCATCTTGGACCGGTGTACCCGTACAAAAACTCACCGAATCCGAATCTGAAAAACTACTTCACATGGAAGATACTCTTCACCAAAGAATTATCGGTCAAGAAGACGCTGTAAAAGCCATCTCCCGTGCTATTCGTCGTGCTAGAGTGGGCTTGAAAAATCCTAATCGCCCCATTGCTTCCTTTATTTTCTCTGGTCCTACAGGGGTTGGTAAAACAGAACTTACCAAGGCTTTGGCTACCTATTTCTTCGGTTCTGAAGATTCCATGATTCGTTTAGATATGTCTGAATACATGGAACGTCATACAGTATCTAAATTGATCGGCTCTCCTCCAGGATATGTTGGTTATAGCGAAGGGGGACAACTTACCGAAGCCGTGCGTCGTCGTCCCTATACCGTTGTATTATTCGACGAAATAGAAAAAGCACATCCAGACGTATTCAACCTTCTTCTACAAATCCTCGAAGATGGACGCTTAACTGATGCTAAGGGGCGCACCGTTGACTTCAAAAATACCCTCTTAATCATGACTTCCAACATTGGTTCAAAAGTCATCGAAAAAGGTGGCGGCGGATTAGGCTTTGAGCTTGAAGACGATCAAACCGAGTCTCAATATAACCGCATTCGCTCTCTCGTTAATGAGGAGTTGAAAAATTACTTCCGCCCTGAATTTCTTAACCGTCTTGATGAAATCATTGTATTCCGTCAACTCAACAAAGAAGAAGTCAAGGAAATCTCCGAACTTCTACTCAAAGAAGTATTTGCCCGTCTCACTGAGCAGGAAATTACTTTACAAGTAACCGACAAATTCAAGGAACGTTTAATCGAAGAAGGATATAATCCAGCCTATGGGGCTCGTCCTTTACGTCGTGCTATCATGCGTCTGTTAGAAGACGTCTTGGCAGAAGAAATCCTCTCTAAACGTCTCAAGGAAGGAGATGCCGCCTTAGTAGATGTGAATGAAGAAGGTAAGGTAACTATTAAAGCTGAAGAAAATACAACTCCTTTACTTGCTAAGGCAGGTAGTTAGTTGAATCATTTTTTCATCTTGTGTCGAAAAGTTTAGTTTTAGGGTGGGTTTTTTACCCACCTTTTTTTATCAATAAAATTAGCCTAAAGTTTTGTTATAGTTTTTTACACACCAAGCATCTAGAAAACTAGTCCAGTAAATATATATTTAAATTAAAGGCGATCGCATTGCAGTGTATATTTTTAATAAGGTTTATCACAAAAATCAAGTGTATTACATACAATTAAAGTAATGATAAAACTTGATAGGAATTAAAGTTCTCCCCTCATAGCTAACTTCATTTCCCTAACCGCCCTTTCGAGGCCCACCAAGACGGCACGGCTAATGATGCTATGACCAATATTTAATTCCTCCATGCCCTCAATACAAGCCACAGGAAAAACATTCCAATAGGTTAAACCATGACCTGCGTTAACCCTTAAACCTAAATCTAACGCTTGTTTCGTGCCTACTTTGAGAGCTTCCAACTCTTGGGCTTCAACGTGCTTATTTTCCGCATCAGCATATTTACCCGTGTGTAATTCGATAAATAAAGCCTTTGTTTTTGCTGCCGCCTCAATTTGAGCTTCATCAGCATCAATAAACCAACTCACAGGAATACCAGCGCCCTGTAGCTTCCCCACTACCTCAGTAAAACGATTTAAATTATTAACAATATCGATTCCCCCCTCCGTGGTGACTTCTTCCCTTTTTTCGGGTACAAGGGTAACATAATCAGGTTTTACACTCAGGGCAATATTAATCATTTCCTCCGTGGGAGCCATTTCCAGATTTAAATGGGTGCGCACTGTTTGCCTTAGTAGTTTAATATCTCTATCTTGAATGTGTCGTCTATCTTCTCTAAGGTGCGCTGTGATGCCATCAGCCCCTGCCAACTCGGCTAATACTGCGGCGCCGATGGGATCTGGTTCTACGGTACGTCTGGCTTGGCGAATGGTCGCCACATGATCAATATTTACACCAAGGGTTAACAATTTAACTTACTACTCCTGTTATAGAATTCAAACAAAAATTTTATGGCTAAGAAAAATTGGGAAATTTAACATTGACTCTTTTAGCGTCAAATCTCCCAATGATCATAGACTTTTGGGTTATGAAACTATTTTACTTTATTTTGTTGAGCTTGAATTTGATGTAACAATAAATCTATTTCAGCCTCTAAATGAATATATTTTACCTGCTGATCCGCATTGTAAGCTCTTTGTAATAATTCGATGTTTGAGTTTTTAGATTTTGATTGAGTCGTCATAGTTATAAAAGGTTTATTATTATGGATTTTATTAAAGTTAAGTAACTGATTGTAACTTAGATTTACATGGTATGTTATTTATTAAGAAAAGTAAAGATGTATTTACCTATTCCCACGGGGAACAAAAGGCGAATAACCTATAAAATATAAAAACAGTCAATAGTAACGGAGATACAGACCAAATCATTGTCGAATTTCCAAACAAAATTGTTTCACAGGTTGAAATATTATCCAAATATAAATTTGCTATATGCCTAAAATTGAAACTAGAACAGAACCCATGGTATTAAACATGGGACCTCACCACCCCTCCATGCACGGGGTTTTGAGGTTAATTCTTACCCTAGACGGTGAAGATGTGGTCGATTGTGAACCTGTCATTGGTTATTTACACCGAGGCATGGAAAAGATTGCGGAAAACCGTACTAATGTGATGTATGTTCCTTACGTTAGCCGTTGGGATTATGCTGCGGGGATGTTTAATGAGGCGATTACAGTTAATGCTCCCGAAAAATTAGCGGATATTGAAGTTCCCAAAAGAGCTCAATATATTCGAGTAATTATGCTTGAGCTTAATCGTATTGCCAACCACCTCCTTTGGCTTGGCCCATTTTTGGCTGATGTGGGAGCTCAGACTCCATTTTTCTATATTTTCCGTGAGCGGGAAATGATCTATGATTTATGGGAAGCTGCTTCAGGAATGCGTCTGATTAATAACAACTATTTCCGTATCGGTGGGGTAGCTGTTGATTTACCTTATGGTTGGGTGGATAAGTGTGAAGATTTCTGCG
The nucleotide sequence above comes from Cyanobacterium stanieri LEGE 03274. Encoded proteins:
- a CDS encoding secondary thiamine-phosphate synthase enzyme YjbQ; the protein is MVCHQNILKIKTSGKCLHNITRDVNDVVAQWGMDMGLCTVFIRHTSASLIIQENADPDVLTDLSNFFSKLVPESPTDYYHSAEGLDDMPSHIRSVLTHTSITIPVNNGHLLLGTWQGIYVWEHRERSHLRQVVVHLNS
- a CDS encoding FAD-binding oxidoreductase, with protein sequence MNQFFQASSPRQIKEILDFCNVNSIEIIEWKQNSRWQNKIKMAGLADCIPRYLVFPNTTVMLSQLVNFAYRNHCRVIPTGEGTKLSWGGLSQPADLLISMVNFNGVVEYGEKDLVITVQGGMKIKDLNHFLASRGQFVPIDPFFEDDATVGGVVATGNSLCWRQRYGGVRDLILGLSFVRADGEAVKAGGKVVKNVAGYDLMKLFTGSYGSLGIITEVTFRVYPLMASSSSVFITGEKKVLGVLRNMITQSSLTPTMADFVAHYSAIGALGSGADFGLGIRFEGIKPSVEQQVKQVESWAEDLGLSSLVFGDALERNFWKDIKVMDYPTICKVGLMGNRIINLFSRFGYEGFINISSGVGFVFLGEDIRAHQVLALRRFCEDNGGYLSMVRSPLALQKQVEPWGYVGNGLEMMKKIKEKFDPQGVFYNRLF
- a CDS encoding acyl-CoA desaturase, giving the protein MTVSTSEKSPLAWNIIIYMATIHLVALFAFLPSNFSWGAVGIFFVLYWLTACIGITLGFHRLVSHRSFETPKWLEYLLVLCGCLACQGGPIQWVGLHRVHHKFSDHDGDPHDSNKGFWWSHMGWMFIKNPANKLVPKYTKDIQNDPFYQWCDKYFIPVQVALGLLLFWWGGWSFVVWGIFLRLVVVFHVTWFVNSATHKFGYVSHDSKDHSRNCWWVAVLTFGEGWHNNHHAYQYSARHGLQWWEVDLTWFTIKILSFFGLAKNIKLAPTTQPTKA
- a CDS encoding ATP-dependent Clp protease ATP-binding subunit, with product MFERFTEKAIKVIMLAQEEARRLGHNFVGTEQILLGLIGEGTGVAAKVLKPMGVNLKDARIEVEKIIGRGSGFVAVEIPFTPRAKRVLELSLEEARQLGHNYIGTEHLLLGLIREGEGVAARVLENLGVDLGKVRTQVIRMLGETESAPVGAGGGNRSNKTPTLDEFGSNLTNLAAEGKLDPVVGRQKEIERVIQILGRRTKNNPVLIGEPGVGKTAIAEGLAQRIGNKDVPDLLEDKRVVTLDVGLLVAGTKYRGEFEERLKKIMEEIRQAGNVILVIDEVHTLIGAGAAEGAIDAANILKPALARGELQCIGATTLDEYRKHIERDAALARRFQPVMVGEPTVEETIEILFGLRERYEQHHKLKIGDEALEAAAKLSDRYISDRYLPDKAIDLIDEAGSRVRLLNSQLPAEAKELDQELREVLKEKDEAVRSQDFDKAGELRDREMEIKSEIRGLADQKKKNPDVSDSPVVGEEEIAQIVASWTGVPVQKLTESESEKLLHMEDTLHQRIIGQEDAVKAISRAIRRARVGLKNPNRPIASFIFSGPTGVGKTELTKALATYFFGSEDSMIRLDMSEYMERHTVSKLIGSPPGYVGYSEGGQLTEAVRRRPYTVVLFDEIEKAHPDVFNLLLQILEDGRLTDAKGRTVDFKNTLLIMTSNIGSKVIEKGGGGLGFELEDDQTESQYNRIRSLVNEELKNYFRPEFLNRLDEIIVFRQLNKEEVKEISELLLKEVFARLTEQEITLQVTDKFKERLIEEGYNPAYGARPLRRAIMRLLEDVLAEEILSKRLKEGDAALVDVNEEGKVTIKAEENTTPLLAKAGS
- a CDS encoding pyridoxine 5'-phosphate synthase, whose product is MLTLGVNIDHVATIRQARRTVEPDPIGAAVLAELAGADGITAHLREDRRHIQDRDIKLLRQTVRTHLNLEMAPTEEMINIALSVKPDYVTLVPEKREEVTTEGGIDIVNNLNRFTEVVGKLQGAGIPVSWFIDADEAQIEAAAKTKALFIELHTGKYADAENKHVEAQELEALKVGTKQALDLGLRVNAGHGLTYWNVFPVACIEGMEELNIGHSIISRAVLVGLERAVREMKLAMRGEL